One genomic region from Stackebrandtia nassauensis DSM 44728 encodes:
- the pcrA gene encoding DNA helicase PcrA, whose translation MDSLFETALPASGSAADSLLDGLNDPQRQAVLHEGPPLLIVAGAGSGKTRVLTQRIAHLVAVRGVHPGEILAITFTNKAAAEMRDRVSSVVGNRARMMWVLTFHAACMRILRREHERLNLKSTFTVYDSDDSRRLMQQVARDMELDKRHTPRGLLASVSRLKNELIDPDAAMAAVETPHHRTVAEAYKRYDERLRAAHALDFDDIIGHTVHLFRAYPQVAREYRRRFRHVMVDEYQDTNHAQYELVRALVGDDATDEEVPPSQLCVVGDADQSIYAFRGATIRNILEFERDFPDATTILLEQNYRSTQTILDAANGVIRKNPSRKDKKLWTDSGPGAKIKRYDADNEHDEAAWVAERIDALADSDGVKPRDVAVFYRTNAQSRVFEDAFIRRGIPYKVVGGVRFYERKEVRDALAYLRLTVNEDDIVSGRRVVNVPKRGIGDRAVACVDALADREQISFGAALRRVDEAVGISTRAAGGVKKFVAVLDAARERVDAGEPPEVVLETLLNDSGYLAELNASTDPQDEARVDNLQELVSVAREYTERVEAEVDVDSDVPGPTVANFLEQVSLVADADQIPDPEADSDGVVTLMTLHTAKGLEFDVVFLSGMDQGVFPHERSLGEAKEMEEERRLAYVGITRARQLLHVSRAETRSAWGQPQFHPPSQFLEEMPGELLEAERAVAKSALGIPGVRRGMSTAELTTPKRPAGDIPVLSAGDRVSHDKWGLGTVVEVKGSGPRAQACVDFGEGPKWLVVRHAPIQKL comes from the coding sequence ATGGACTCTCTCTTCGAAACCGCGCTTCCCGCTTCCGGTTCGGCCGCCGATTCCCTGCTCGACGGGCTCAATGACCCGCAGCGGCAGGCTGTCCTGCACGAGGGCCCGCCGCTGTTGATCGTGGCGGGAGCCGGTTCCGGCAAGACCCGGGTGCTGACGCAACGCATCGCGCACCTGGTGGCCGTCCGGGGTGTGCACCCCGGGGAGATCCTGGCGATCACCTTCACCAACAAGGCCGCCGCCGAGATGCGGGATCGGGTCTCAAGCGTGGTCGGCAACCGGGCCCGGATGATGTGGGTGCTGACCTTCCACGCCGCGTGCATGCGGATCCTGCGGCGGGAGCACGAGCGGCTGAACCTGAAGTCCACCTTCACCGTCTACGACTCCGACGACTCGCGGCGGCTGATGCAGCAGGTGGCCCGGGACATGGAGCTGGACAAGCGCCACACCCCCCGGGGCCTGTTGGCCTCGGTGTCGCGGCTGAAGAACGAGCTCATCGACCCGGACGCCGCGATGGCGGCGGTGGAGACGCCGCACCACCGCACCGTCGCCGAGGCCTACAAGCGCTACGACGAGCGGCTGCGGGCGGCGCACGCTCTCGACTTCGACGACATCATCGGGCACACCGTGCACCTGTTCCGGGCCTACCCGCAGGTGGCCCGGGAGTACCGGCGCCGGTTCCGGCACGTCATGGTCGACGAGTACCAGGACACCAACCACGCCCAGTACGAGCTGGTGCGGGCGCTGGTCGGCGACGACGCGACCGACGAGGAGGTGCCGCCGTCGCAGTTGTGCGTCGTGGGCGACGCCGACCAGTCGATCTACGCGTTCCGGGGCGCGACGATCCGCAACATCCTGGAGTTCGAGCGCGACTTCCCCGACGCGACGACGATCCTGCTGGAGCAGAACTACCGCTCCACTCAGACCATCTTGGACGCCGCCAACGGCGTGATCCGCAAGAACCCGTCCCGCAAGGACAAGAAACTGTGGACGGATTCGGGGCCGGGCGCCAAGATCAAGCGTTACGACGCCGACAACGAGCACGACGAGGCGGCCTGGGTCGCCGAGCGCATCGACGCGCTGGCCGACTCCGACGGGGTGAAGCCCCGCGACGTCGCGGTCTTCTACCGCACCAACGCCCAGTCCCGGGTCTTCGAGGACGCGTTCATCCGGCGCGGCATCCCGTACAAGGTCGTCGGCGGGGTGCGGTTCTACGAGCGCAAGGAGGTCCGCGACGCGCTGGCCTACCTGCGGCTGACCGTCAACGAGGACGACATCGTCTCGGGGCGCCGGGTCGTCAACGTGCCCAAGCGCGGCATCGGCGACCGGGCGGTGGCCTGTGTGGACGCGCTGGCCGACCGGGAGCAGATCTCGTTCGGGGCGGCGCTGCGCCGGGTCGACGAGGCCGTGGGCATCTCCACCCGGGCCGCCGGGGGCGTCAAGAAGTTCGTGGCGGTGCTGGACGCCGCCCGCGAGCGCGTCGACGCCGGCGAGCCGCCCGAGGTGGTGCTGGAGACGCTGCTCAACGACTCCGGTTACCTGGCCGAGCTGAACGCCTCCACCGATCCGCAGGACGAGGCGCGGGTCGACAACCTGCAGGAGCTCGTGTCGGTGGCCCGGGAGTACACCGAGCGGGTCGAGGCCGAAGTCGACGTCGATTCCGACGTCCCGGGTCCGACGGTGGCCAACTTTCTGGAGCAGGTGTCGCTGGTGGCCGACGCCGACCAGATCCCCGACCCGGAGGCCGACTCCGACGGTGTCGTGACCCTGATGACGCTGCACACCGCCAAGGGTCTCGAGTTCGACGTGGTGTTCCTGTCCGGCATGGACCAGGGCGTGTTCCCGCACGAGCGGTCGCTCGGCGAGGCCAAGGAGATGGAGGAGGAGCGCCGACTGGCCTATGTGGGCATCACGCGGGCCCGGCAGCTGCTGCACGTGTCCCGCGCCGAGACCCGCAGTGCCTGGGGGCAGCCGCAGTTCCATCCGCCGAGCCAGTTCCTGGAGGAGATGCCGGGCGAGCTGCTGGAGGCCGAACGCGCCGTCGCCAAGTCCGCGCTGGGGATCCCCGGCGTCCGGCGGGGCATGTCCACGGCGGAGCTGACCACCCCCAAGCGCCCGGCCGGTGACATCCCGGTGCTGTCGGCGGGCGACCGGGTCTCCCACGACAAGTGGGGGCTGGGCACCGTGGTCGAGGTCAAGGGTTCGGGTCCGCGCGCGCAGGCGTGCGTCGACTTCGGCGAGGGCCCCAAATGGCTCGTCGTCCGGCATGCCCCGATTCAGAAGCTCTGA
- a CDS encoding alpha/beta hydrolase, which yields MRKLRRSVGITAVAAVAMGAAIVAAQFATADPTSDLVWKACPNAPDDLKCTTVEVPLGYAEPNGEKIKIGLAKQPATDPGKRIGSLLFDPGGPGGSGVSVLARKKIGTEKLRERFDVIGFDPRGINTSTQIQCEQADMDAVLEFGQPTTQERFDALGKANHKLAEGCRKLTGPLFDHADNLHTVEDIERVRQALGEGKLNFLGFSYGTLMGQQYAEKYPGNIRSMVLDGNMDHSLESNYHFASSQLAPVERNFTSFANWCDTTETCALYGQDTKKVYGELREKARNGELVDPETGAKIDFYKFSDYGFSANVPAKWATLGASLKALRDGQGTADVKAAATPRSGANYVFQTMFCSDFGLRIESYDEWKQITGKLAEDHPNVQWSNYVSNMNECIGGSIPYTNKRKPLEIDGAPPLVMLGNLNDFATSYEWSQTAAEQSGATLLTYEGYNHSVYGLRGSTCIEEPVDAYFIDLRKPGNGISCPALEKPDGTGSKADELGGLTDGPYSLD from the coding sequence GTGAGAAAACTCCGCCGATCGGTGGGTATCACCGCCGTGGCCGCGGTGGCGATGGGCGCCGCGATCGTCGCCGCCCAGTTCGCCACCGCCGATCCCACCTCCGATCTGGTCTGGAAAGCGTGCCCGAACGCTCCGGACGACCTCAAGTGCACCACCGTCGAGGTGCCGCTCGGCTACGCCGAACCTAACGGCGAGAAGATCAAGATCGGGCTGGCGAAGCAACCGGCGACCGACCCCGGCAAGCGCATCGGCTCGCTGCTGTTCGACCCGGGCGGGCCGGGCGGATCCGGCGTCAGCGTCCTGGCCAGGAAGAAGATCGGTACCGAGAAGCTGCGGGAGCGCTTCGACGTCATCGGCTTCGACCCCCGCGGCATCAACACCAGCACCCAGATTCAGTGCGAGCAGGCCGACATGGACGCGGTCCTGGAGTTCGGTCAGCCCACGACCCAGGAGCGTTTCGACGCGTTGGGCAAAGCCAACCACAAGCTCGCCGAAGGCTGCCGCAAGCTGACCGGCCCGCTGTTCGACCACGCCGACAACCTCCACACCGTCGAGGACATCGAGCGGGTCCGCCAAGCGCTCGGGGAAGGGAAGCTCAACTTCCTGGGCTTCTCCTACGGCACGCTCATGGGGCAGCAGTACGCCGAGAAGTACCCCGGCAACATCCGCTCCATGGTGCTGGACGGCAACATGGACCACAGTCTCGAGTCCAACTACCACTTCGCGAGCAGCCAGCTGGCTCCGGTGGAGCGCAACTTCACGAGCTTCGCGAACTGGTGCGACACCACCGAGACCTGCGCGCTGTACGGCCAGGACACCAAGAAGGTCTACGGCGAGCTGCGGGAGAAGGCCAGGAACGGCGAACTCGTCGACCCCGAGACCGGCGCGAAGATCGACTTCTACAAGTTCAGCGACTACGGCTTCTCGGCGAACGTGCCGGCCAAATGGGCCACGCTCGGCGCCTCGCTGAAGGCGCTGCGCGACGGCCAGGGCACGGCCGACGTCAAGGCCGCGGCGACCCCCCGGTCGGGCGCCAACTACGTGTTCCAGACGATGTTCTGCTCCGACTTCGGCCTTCGCATCGAGAGCTACGACGAGTGGAAGCAGATCACTGGCAAGCTCGCCGAGGACCATCCGAACGTGCAGTGGTCGAACTATGTGTCCAACATGAACGAATGCATCGGCGGCTCGATCCCCTACACCAACAAGCGCAAACCACTGGAGATCGACGGTGCCCCGCCGCTGGTCATGCTCGGCAACCTCAACGACTTCGCGACATCCTACGAGTGGTCCCAGACGGCGGCCGAGCAGTCCGGCGCCACCCTCCTCACCTACGAGGGCTACAACCACAGCGTCTACGGTCTGCGCGGTTCGACGTGCATCGAGGAACCGGTCGACGCGTATTTCATCGACCTGAGGAAACCCGGCAACGGCATCAGCTGCCCCGCTCTGGAGAAGCCGGACGGCACCGGTTCGAAGGCCGACGAGCTCGGCGGTCTCACCGACGGTCCGTACTCGCTCGACTAG